One stretch of Bosea vaviloviae DNA includes these proteins:
- a CDS encoding TatD family hydrolase: MLIDTHCHLDFPDFTEDLDAFVARAEAAGVGRMVTISTRVARFPTYAAIAERFPSVWCSVGTHPHGAHEELDVTAEQLVELSRHPRCVAIGEAGLDYHYDKSPREAQAQGLRTHIAAARITQLPLVIHARQADDDMIAILREEMGKGAFPAILHCFTAGEALALAGVEMGLYVSFSGILTFKTSEELRRIARLVPSDRLLVETDAPYLAPVPFRGKRNEPSYVVETAKVLGEAIGVGFDEIAALTTANARRCYWKMDHSAPLTQRS; the protein is encoded by the coding sequence ATGCTGATCGATACGCATTGCCATCTCGATTTTCCCGATTTCACTGAGGACCTCGACGCCTTCGTCGCGCGCGCCGAGGCCGCCGGCGTCGGCCGCATGGTCACGATTTCGACCCGCGTGGCGCGCTTTCCAACCTATGCAGCAATCGCCGAACGCTTCCCCTCGGTCTGGTGCAGCGTCGGCACGCACCCCCATGGCGCGCATGAGGAACTCGACGTCACGGCCGAGCAGCTGGTTGAGCTGTCGCGCCATCCGCGCTGTGTCGCCATCGGTGAGGCCGGGCTCGACTACCATTACGACAAGAGCCCGCGCGAGGCGCAGGCTCAAGGCTTGCGCACCCATATCGCCGCTGCGCGCATCACGCAGCTGCCGCTCGTCATCCATGCCCGCCAGGCCGATGACGACATGATCGCGATCCTGCGCGAGGAGATGGGGAAGGGCGCCTTCCCCGCCATCCTGCACTGCTTCACGGCAGGCGAGGCGCTGGCGCTGGCCGGGGTCGAGATGGGGCTTTACGTGTCCTTCTCCGGCATCCTGACCTTCAAGACCTCGGAGGAGCTGCGCCGGATCGCGCGGCTCGTGCCGAGCGACCGCCTTCTGGTCGAGACGGATGCGCCTTACCTCGCGCCCGTCCCGTTCAGAGGCAAACGCAACGAACCATCCTATGTCGTTGAAACAGCGAAGGTTCTAGGTGAAGCGATTGGCGTCGGCTTCGACGAGATCGCTGCCCTGACCACGGCCAATGCGCGCCGTTGCTACTGGAAGATGGACCACTCCGCACCCCTGACCCAACGCTCATGA
- the metG gene encoding methionine--tRNA ligase: MATAPKFYLTTAIHYTNGPPHIGHAYEMVASDAIARFKRLDGYDVFAMTGTDEHGQKVQRTAAQNGLDPKAYVDQIAERFKQMEQRLGCSFDRFIRTTDADHLPSTQELWRRMEANGDIYLSKYAGWYSIRDEAFYGEEETTLLADGTRLGGQGTPVEWVEEESYFFRLKSYQDRLLSLYEAVPDFISPPTRRNEIVSFVKSGLEDLSISRTTFDWGLPVPGDPKHVMYVWVDALNNYLTGTGFPDPADPRAHYWPADVHIIGKDIVRFHTVYWPAFLMSAGLPLPKRVFGHGFLLSKGEKMSKSLGNVVDPFELTDAYGVDQLRYFFLREVSFGQDGNYSHEAIVGRINADLANDLGNLAQRSLSMIAKNCEGRVPACGALTEGDDAMLGLADGALAKAREAMQDFALHSLLAELWAVVAEANRYFAANEPWRLTKSDPARRDTVLYVTAEVLRQVAILVQPVMPEACAKLLDLLGVATDARSFAALGEAGRLTAGISLPAPNGIFPRYIEPEAGEGA; the protein is encoded by the coding sequence ATGGCCACGGCGCCCAAATTCTATCTGACGACCGCCATTCACTACACGAATGGTCCCCCCCATATCGGCCACGCCTATGAGATGGTGGCGTCGGATGCGATCGCGCGCTTCAAGCGGCTCGACGGCTACGACGTCTTCGCCATGACCGGGACCGACGAGCATGGCCAGAAGGTGCAGCGTACGGCGGCACAAAATGGCCTGGATCCAAAGGCTTACGTCGATCAGATCGCAGAACGCTTCAAGCAGATGGAGCAGCGGCTCGGCTGCTCCTTCGACCGCTTCATCCGCACCACCGACGCAGACCATCTGCCCTCGACGCAGGAATTGTGGCGGCGGATGGAGGCCAATGGCGACATCTACCTGTCGAAATATGCCGGCTGGTATTCGATCCGCGACGAGGCGTTCTATGGCGAGGAGGAGACGACGCTCCTGGCTGACGGCACACGCCTGGGCGGGCAGGGCACGCCGGTCGAATGGGTCGAGGAGGAGAGCTATTTCTTCCGCCTGAAATCCTATCAGGACCGGCTCTTGAGCCTCTATGAGGCGGTTCCCGACTTCATCTCGCCGCCGACGCGCCGCAACGAGATCGTCTCCTTCGTGAAAAGCGGGCTGGAAGATCTCTCGATCAGCCGGACGACTTTCGACTGGGGCCTGCCCGTGCCGGGCGACCCGAAGCATGTGATGTATGTCTGGGTCGATGCGCTGAACAACTACCTCACCGGGACGGGCTTTCCCGATCCGGCCGATCCGCGCGCGCATTACTGGCCGGCCGACGTCCACATCATCGGCAAGGACATCGTCCGCTTCCACACCGTTTACTGGCCGGCCTTCCTGATGTCGGCCGGGCTGCCTTTGCCCAAGCGCGTCTTCGGCCACGGCTTCCTGCTCTCCAAGGGCGAGAAGATGTCGAAATCGCTGGGCAATGTCGTCGACCCGTTCGAACTGACGGATGCCTATGGCGTCGACCAGCTGCGCTATTTCTTCCTGCGCGAGGTCTCCTTCGGCCAGGACGGCAATTACAGCCATGAAGCGATCGTCGGGCGCATCAATGCCGACCTTGCCAATGATCTCGGCAATCTGGCGCAACGCTCGCTCTCGATGATCGCCAAGAACTGCGAGGGCAGGGTGCCTGCCTGCGGCGCGCTGACCGAAGGCGATGACGCCATGCTCGGGCTCGCCGATGGCGCGCTCGCCAAGGCCCGCGAGGCCATGCAGGATTTCGCCCTGCATAGCCTGCTGGCGGAGCTCTGGGCCGTGGTCGCCGAGGCGAACCGCTATTTCGCCGCGAACGAACCCTGGCGATTGACCAAGAGCGATCCCGCGCGCCGCGACACCGTGCTCTATGTCACGGCCGAGGTGCTGCGCCAGGTCGCGATCCTGGTGCAACCGGTGATGCCTGAAGCCTGCGCCAAACTGCTCGATCTGCTGGGCGTCGCGACAGACGCCCGCAGCTTCGCTGCGCTGGGCGAAGCGGGCCGCCTGACTGCGGGGATCTCGCTTCCGGCGCCGAACGGCATCTTCCCGCGCTATATCGAGCCGGAGGCCGGCGAGGGCGCCTGA
- a CDS encoding DNA polymerase III subunit delta', protein MRATSDEPDRLPNAPHPRETLALVGHGAQEQDFLEALRSGRMHHAWLLGGPEGIGKASFAYRAARFMLAAGDPARRAADAGSLAMAEEDPASRRIMAQSHPDLHVLRRTQKPDGKGYTSNIPVDSVRRVLDRFGSSAAEGGWRIAIVDSAEDMDRSAANALLKLLEEPPPRALFLIVAHAPGRMLPTIRSRCRLLTFAALDEAAIAQAGRIALERMGDPFDESALLRAASFSDGSVRRALTYVDPETLALVEAVRARLDALPGIDLTALLALAEDVAGKAGEGDFAVMIDTIQSWLGDHLHAHAAASPARLAPLAEVWEKLGRAAREVDTYNLDRRPLVMTMFHDLSDAVARSRAA, encoded by the coding sequence ATGCGCGCGACGAGCGACGAACCTGACCGGCTGCCGAATGCCCCGCACCCGCGCGAGACGCTGGCGCTCGTCGGGCATGGGGCGCAGGAGCAGGATTTTCTCGAAGCGTTGCGCTCGGGCCGGATGCACCATGCCTGGCTGCTTGGTGGGCCGGAAGGCATCGGCAAGGCGAGCTTCGCCTATCGCGCCGCGCGTTTCATGCTGGCGGCCGGCGACCCGGCCCGGCGTGCGGCGGACGCCGGCTCGCTCGCCATGGCGGAAGAGGATCCCGCCAGCCGGCGCATCATGGCGCAATCGCATCCCGATCTGCATGTGCTGCGCCGGACGCAGAAGCCCGATGGCAAGGGTTACACCAGCAATATCCCGGTCGATTCGGTTCGGCGTGTGCTCGACCGCTTCGGTTCGAGCGCGGCCGAAGGCGGCTGGCGCATCGCCATCGTCGATTCCGCCGAGGACATGGATCGCTCGGCCGCCAACGCCTTGCTGAAGCTGTTGGAGGAACCGCCGCCGCGCGCGCTCTTCCTGATCGTGGCGCATGCGCCCGGCCGCATGCTGCCGACGATCCGCTCGCGCTGCCGGCTCCTGACCTTCGCGGCTCTGGATGAGGCGGCTATCGCGCAGGCTGGCCGGATCGCGCTGGAGCGAATGGGCGATCCCTTCGACGAATCGGCCCTGTTGCGCGCGGCCAGCTTCAGCGACGGCTCGGTGCGCCGCGCGCTCACCTATGTCGATCCCGAGACGTTGGCGCTGGTCGAAGCCGTGCGGGCCCGGCTCGATGCGCTTCCGGGCATCGATCTCACGGCTCTACTGGCGCTCGCCGAGGACGTCGCCGGCAAGGCGGGCGAGGGCGACTTCGCGGTGATGATCGACACCATCCAGAGCTGGCTCGGCGACCATCTCCATGCCCATGCCGCAGCCAGCCCGGCGCGCCTTGCACCGCTGGCGGAGGTATGGGAAAAGCTGGGACGCGCGGCCCGCGAGGTGGACACCTATAACCTCGATCGCCGCCCTCTCGTGATGACGATGTTTCATGATCTGTCGGATGCGGTTGCCCGCTCGCGCGCAGCGTGA
- a CDS encoding NAD-dependent succinate-semialdehyde dehydrogenase yields the protein MPDLIPKLLIGGEFRAQTELEPLRVINPCTEELLWTAPRAGPAEVEEALHQARAALKTWSKVHGWERAKVLRGIARAMEARKGALASALSYEIGRPIAQSEGEVLIAIEQFDWFAGEAERLFGETIPSRQGGRLATALEPVGIVAAFTAWNFPINLLARKIAPALAAGCPIICRPSEQTPLTSTLIAEACAEGGAPAGTVQMLFGPAETITPLLMAAEEVRKISLTGSTRVGQMLLAEAAKTVKRCSMELGGHAPVVICEDADVDSAATLCALFKFRNAGQVCIAPNRFYVHESLAERFASGMVRAAEALVLGDSQNRATTMGPLTLASQRDRVEALSAETEASGARRLTGGRRPANRNKGFHFEPTVFSDVPDDARIMRDEPFGPLAPIATFRTLDDAIERANSTPYGLAAYGFTASQRSAEALSAELKAGMVGVNTFMIAHAEAPFGGVDHSGMGREGGRQAIQDYLNVKLTHFMAA from the coding sequence ATGCCCGACTTGATTCCCAAGCTGCTGATCGGCGGCGAATTCCGCGCGCAGACCGAGCTCGAACCGTTGCGGGTCATCAACCCCTGCACCGAGGAGTTGCTCTGGACGGCTCCGCGCGCCGGCCCAGCCGAGGTTGAAGAAGCGCTTCATCAGGCGCGTGCCGCGCTGAAAACCTGGTCGAAGGTGCATGGCTGGGAGCGGGCCAAGGTGCTGCGCGGCATCGCCCGAGCGATGGAAGCGCGCAAGGGCGCGCTGGCGAGCGCATTGTCCTATGAGATCGGCCGGCCGATCGCCCAATCCGAGGGTGAAGTCCTGATCGCGATCGAGCAATTCGACTGGTTTGCCGGCGAGGCCGAGCGCCTTTTTGGCGAGACGATCCCCTCCCGCCAGGGCGGGCGCCTGGCCACGGCGCTGGAGCCGGTCGGCATCGTCGCCGCCTTCACCGCCTGGAATTTCCCGATCAATCTGCTCGCCCGCAAGATCGCGCCAGCGTTGGCAGCGGGCTGCCCGATCATCTGCCGGCCCTCCGAGCAGACACCGCTGACCTCGACGCTGATCGCCGAAGCCTGTGCAGAAGGCGGAGCTCCGGCTGGCACCGTCCAGATGCTCTTCGGCCCGGCAGAGACGATCACGCCTCTCCTGATGGCTGCCGAGGAGGTCCGCAAGATTTCACTGACCGGCTCGACGCGCGTCGGTCAGATGCTGCTGGCCGAGGCCGCCAAGACCGTCAAGCGTTGCTCGATGGAACTCGGCGGCCATGCCCCCGTCGTGATCTGCGAGGATGCCGATGTCGACAGCGCCGCGACATTGTGTGCGCTGTTCAAGTTCCGCAACGCCGGCCAGGTCTGCATCGCGCCGAACCGCTTCTATGTGCATGAAAGCCTGGCAGAGCGTTTCGCCAGCGGCATGGTCAGGGCTGCCGAAGCGCTGGTGCTGGGCGACAGTCAGAACCGGGCGACGACGATGGGCCCGCTGACGCTCGCCAGCCAGCGCGACCGCGTCGAGGCGCTATCTGCCGAAACGGAAGCTTCGGGCGCGCGTCGCCTCACCGGCGGGCGCCGCCCGGCCAACCGGAACAAGGGCTTCCATTTCGAACCGACCGTCTTTTCCGACGTACCCGACGACGCCCGTATCATGCGCGACGAGCCCTTTGGCCCGCTGGCGCCGATCGCGACCTTCCGAACGCTGGATGACGCGATCGAGCGGGCGAATTCGACGCCCTACGGCCTGGCTGCCTATGGCTTCACTGCCAGTCAGCGTAGCGCGGAGGCGCTCAGCGCAGAACTCAAGGCTGGCATGGTCGGAGTCAACACCTTCATGATCGCCCATGCCGAGGCCCCCTTTGGCGGCGTCGATCATTCCGGCATGGGCCGAGAAGGCGGCCGGCAGGCCATCCAGGACTATCTCAATGTGAAGCTGACCCATTTCATGGCGGCGTAA
- a CDS encoding SDR family NAD(P)-dependent oxidoreductase: MNQPATNLTPQIDLDAMDRLFDIKGLRIFLPGGYGALGEAIAMALTRRGAHCAIAGPNGGKAAALAQKLACVGVDTYGFELDARRPAAIAEVVDRAAEAMGGIDVLVNCVGVQREQSLLDVTEEAFDAVYETNLKSAMFLAQAVARHQISQGGGGRQIHLLSVRSQLALRGRGYSAYCATKGGLVMLVKQHAMELAPHNITVNGVAPTFIQSERIRPHLERDGFRDFILDRNPLGRIGEPVEVVGQIITFAAPAGSYMTGQIVYVDGGVTASQ; encoded by the coding sequence GTGAACCAACCGGCCACCAATCTGACCCCGCAGATCGACCTCGACGCGATGGACAGGCTGTTCGACATCAAGGGCCTGCGCATCTTCCTGCCCGGCGGCTACGGCGCACTTGGCGAGGCGATCGCGATGGCGCTGACGCGGCGCGGGGCCCATTGCGCCATCGCCGGCCCCAATGGCGGAAAGGCGGCCGCGCTTGCGCAAAAGCTGGCTTGCGTTGGCGTCGACACCTACGGCTTCGAACTCGATGCGCGCAGGCCAGCCGCGATCGCAGAGGTCGTCGACCGCGCCGCCGAGGCCATGGGCGGCATCGACGTGCTGGTCAACTGCGTCGGCGTCCAGCGGGAGCAGTCGCTGCTCGACGTCACCGAGGAGGCCTTCGACGCGGTCTACGAGACCAATCTGAAATCGGCGATGTTCCTGGCCCAGGCCGTGGCACGCCACCAGATCTCGCAAGGCGGCGGCGGGCGGCAGATCCACCTGCTCTCCGTGCGCTCGCAACTCGCGCTGCGCGGGCGCGGCTACTCGGCCTATTGCGCCACCAAAGGTGGCCTCGTCATGCTGGTCAAGCAGCATGCGATGGAACTCGCGCCGCACAACATCACCGTCAACGGCGTCGCGCCGACCTTCATCCAGTCCGAGCGTATCCGCCCCCATCTTGAGCGCGACGGCTTTCGCGATTTCATCCTCGACCGCAATCCGCTCGGTCGGATCGGCGAGCCGGTCGAAGTCGTCGGCCAGATCATCACCTTCGCGGCGCCGGCCGGCAGCTACATGACCGGCCAGATCGTCTACGTCGATGGCGGCGTCACCGCGAGCCAATGA
- a CDS encoding ATP-binding cassette domain-containing protein, translated as MSAMLDVSNLSKIYTRGRFDRTPTFRLDADFRIEEPAIVGMMGPNGSGKTTLFELITGSNSPTDGKVEVCGRNIHRVRTDERDRLAIHYHQSYQVRHFRSLRPNALMDRAGSDYPLVHLFDEPQFNTQDGYIGFMLDFFRRLRAGGRLVFLCVHPNERFHLEILEEICERFIFVNKGVVTPLPDYAGLLAFEPARAYLGNLLTERAAVEDAA; from the coding sequence ATGAGCGCCATGCTTGACGTCAGTAACCTGTCAAAGATCTACACGCGTGGCCGGTTCGACCGAACGCCGACCTTCCGGCTTGACGCGGATTTCCGCATCGAAGAGCCGGCGATCGTCGGCATGATGGGCCCCAACGGCTCCGGCAAGACGACGCTGTTCGAGCTGATCACCGGCTCGAACAGCCCAACGGACGGCAAGGTCGAGGTCTGCGGCCGCAACATCCACCGTGTCCGCACCGACGAGCGCGACCGCCTCGCCATCCACTACCACCAGTCCTACCAAGTTCGGCATTTCCGGTCTTTGCGTCCCAACGCGCTGATGGACCGCGCCGGCAGCGACTACCCGCTGGTCCACCTCTTCGACGAGCCGCAGTTCAACACGCAGGATGGCTATATCGGCTTCATGCTGGATTTCTTCCGGCGGCTGCGAGCCGGGGGCCGGCTCGTCTTCCTCTGCGTCCATCCCAATGAGCGCTTCCACCTCGAGATCCTCGAGGAGATCTGCGAGCGCTTCATCTTCGTCAACAAGGGCGTCGTCACGCCGCTGCCGGACTATGCCGGGCTGCTCGCCTTCGAGCCGGCCCGCGCCTATCTCGGCAACCTGCTGACCGAACGCGCCGCCGTGGAGGACGCCGCGTGA
- a CDS encoding ABC transporter ATP-binding protein translates to MLEVRDIETFYGETQALFGTSLRVGEAEVVSLLGANGAGKTTTIRSILGLTPPRRGQIHFDGQDITKHPTHRISAMGIGWVPDDRRVFPTLTVARNLQIGMRKTRFRSWQVSEMFSIFSALEHLMPRECENLSGGEMQMVAISRALLGSPGLVLLDEPSQGLAPKIVQDVLSTVRRLKAEGISVLIVEQNALAALEVSDRAYVMDRGRIVHEGPARALLDDSCRRQRLIGM, encoded by the coding sequence ATGCTTGAGGTCCGCGACATCGAAACCTTCTACGGCGAGACGCAGGCCCTGTTTGGCACCTCGCTGCGGGTCGGCGAAGCTGAGGTCGTCTCGCTGCTCGGCGCCAATGGCGCCGGCAAGACGACGACCATCCGCTCGATCCTGGGGCTGACGCCGCCGCGGCGCGGGCAGATCCATTTCGACGGGCAGGACATTACCAAGCACCCGACTCATCGCATCTCGGCCATGGGCATCGGCTGGGTGCCAGATGACCGCCGCGTCTTCCCGACGCTGACCGTCGCGCGCAACCTGCAGATCGGCATGCGCAAGACCCGTTTCCGCTCCTGGCAGGTCAGCGAGATGTTCTCGATCTTCTCGGCGCTGGAGCATCTGATGCCGCGCGAATGCGAGAACCTCTCGGGCGGCGAGATGCAGATGGTCGCGATCTCGCGGGCGCTGCTCGGCTCACCGGGCCTCGTCCTGCTCGACGAGCCGAGCCAGGGTCTCGCGCCCAAGATCGTCCAGGACGTGCTGTCGACGGTGCGCCGCCTCAAGGCCGAGGGCATCTCCGTCCTGATCGTCGAGCAGAACGCACTCGCCGCGCTCGAGGTCTCGGATCGCGCCTACGTCATGGACCGCGGCCGGATCGTCCATGAGGGACCGGCCCGCGCGCTACTCGACGACAGTTGCCGGCGCCAGCGCCTGATCGGAATGTGA
- a CDS encoding ABC transporter ATP-binding protein — translation MALFEARNIHKRFGSRVVLENISLSFEAGQVSGIMGPNGAGKSTCFHVLTGQHRPDRGEVVFDGQRISGLPPQRIARMGVSRSFQLMNLFDDTVVIENVMLALPAFRRRRLHAMSAVFSDSVLIDRALAVLDQVGLAARAWDAAASLSYGDRRALEIAVAVAAEPRILFLDEPTSGLGAEATRRLALLVKRLRERYTIVMIEHDMRFLFELADKISVIHWGQVIAEGTPAQLGDNKWVRRSTLAEATHA, via the coding sequence ATGGCGCTGTTTGAGGCCCGCAATATCCACAAGCGCTTCGGCTCGCGCGTCGTGCTGGAGAATATCTCGCTGTCTTTCGAGGCAGGCCAGGTCAGCGGCATCATGGGCCCCAACGGCGCCGGCAAGTCGACCTGCTTCCATGTCCTGACCGGCCAGCACCGGCCGGATCGCGGCGAGGTCGTGTTCGATGGGCAGCGGATCTCGGGCTTGCCGCCTCAGCGCATCGCCCGGATGGGCGTCTCGCGCTCCTTCCAGCTGATGAACCTCTTCGACGATACGGTCGTCATCGAGAACGTCATGCTGGCGCTGCCGGCCTTCCGGAGGCGCCGTCTTCACGCCATGTCGGCGGTGTTCTCGGACAGCGTCCTGATCGACCGGGCGCTGGCCGTGCTCGATCAGGTCGGCCTTGCCGCGCGGGCCTGGGACGCCGCGGCCTCGCTCAGCTATGGCGATCGCCGCGCGCTTGAGATCGCCGTCGCCGTCGCGGCCGAGCCTCGCATCCTCTTCCTGGACGAGCCGACATCGGGCCTCGGTGCCGAGGCGACGCGGCGCCTCGCTCTGCTCGTGAAGCGGCTGCGCGAGCGTTACACGATCGTGATGATCGAGCACGACATGCGCTTCCTGTTCGAGCTCGCCGACAAGATCTCGGTGATCCACTGGGGCCAGGTCATCGCCGAGGGCACGCCAGCACAGCTTGGCGACAACAAATGGGTGCGGCGCTCGACATTGGCGGAGGCGACCCATGCTTGA
- a CDS encoding branched-chain amino acid ABC transporter permease, which translates to MISLSDIPARPSAWITPPIIVLALLLLAAPNLLPAIGLYQYLGIEIAIWIIFALGFNLLFGYAGLHSFGHGAYLGIGAYAFGLFQHHVAVSLWGGLLAAVLAAGVAGALVGAFLSHRRGIYYALLTIGFGQIFWFLAMKLHSVTGGEDGLLGIPRPPLTLGPWQVALTGNPALFYFAAVLLMIVVVLCWRLANSPFGRVLQAIRQNETRARFVGYDVWRFKWAVFTLSAMIAGLAGSLLAMAQQSAYPDVMSLHQSGLIVMMVLVGGGLVSFWGPVLGVIFYFVARDVLGGLTETWLLWYGLIFMAMVMLRPEGLAGMLHGLLRRSPPRQPGAVAVPATEAA; encoded by the coding sequence ATGATCTCGCTCTCGGACATCCCCGCCCGCCCATCGGCCTGGATCACGCCACCAATAATCGTGCTCGCTCTGCTGCTGCTGGCTGCGCCGAACCTGCTGCCCGCAATCGGGCTCTACCAGTATCTCGGCATCGAGATCGCGATCTGGATCATCTTCGCGCTCGGGTTCAACCTGCTCTTCGGCTATGCCGGGCTGCACTCCTTCGGCCATGGCGCCTATCTCGGCATCGGCGCCTATGCCTTCGGGCTGTTCCAGCACCATGTCGCGGTCAGCCTCTGGGGCGGCCTCCTGGCGGCCGTGCTGGCGGCCGGGGTCGCAGGCGCCCTTGTTGGGGCATTCCTCTCCCACCGCCGCGGCATCTACTACGCGCTGTTGACGATCGGCTTCGGCCAGATCTTCTGGTTTCTCGCCATGAAGCTCCATAGCGTCACCGGCGGCGAGGACGGGCTGCTCGGCATTCCGCGCCCGCCGCTGACGCTCGGGCCTTGGCAGGTCGCGCTCACCGGCAACCCTGCGCTGTTCTACTTCGCGGCAGTGCTGCTGATGATCGTGGTCGTGCTCTGCTGGCGGCTGGCGAACTCGCCCTTCGGCCGCGTGCTGCAGGCTATCCGCCAGAACGAGACCCGCGCGCGCTTCGTCGGCTACGACGTCTGGCGCTTCAAATGGGCCGTCTTCACACTCTCCGCGATGATCGCCGGCCTAGCCGGAAGCCTGCTCGCGATGGCCCAGCAGAGCGCCTATCCCGATGTGATGAGCCTGCATCAGTCGGGCCTCATCGTGATGATGGTCCTCGTCGGCGGCGGCCTCGTCAGCTTCTGGGGCCCGGTGCTGGGCGTGATCTTCTACTTCGTCGCCCGGGATGTCCTGGGCGGCCTGACCGAGACCTGGCTGCTCTGGTACGGCCTGATTTTCATGGCGATGGTCATGCTGCGGCCCGAAGGGCTGGCGGGCATGTTGCACGGCCTGTTGCGGCGCAGCCCGCCGCGCCAGCCTGGCGCCGTCGCCGTCCCCGCGACGGAGGCCGCGTGA
- a CDS encoding branched-chain amino acid ABC transporter permease has protein sequence MIDLLPHLINGLTLGLLFALIALGFTLIVGVMEVINLAHGSLFALGAYFALTVIAGSWFSSTPFGAWWLSLPLGLRYVLALAIGPALAGLAGMLLELCLRPTYGKPPLYGLLLTFGAALVVEELIRLVWGTGEQNLALPQAINGAFLLNGMIFSTYRFFASGFSIVAIAAVWLFLERTSAGAVIKAGAHDSEMVRALGYDLARLRLLVFGFGAALAGLAGVVMVPIWGLRPHVGVDIVIPAFLIIVIGGVGSFWGAVIAALLVGLAIGITGAYAAAWSTMSMYLLLIAILGFRSRGLLGRKSALEN, from the coding sequence ATGATCGATCTTCTGCCTCATCTCATCAATGGCCTGACGCTGGGCCTGCTCTTCGCCCTCATCGCGCTTGGCTTCACGCTGATCGTGGGTGTGATGGAGGTGATCAATCTCGCCCATGGCTCGCTGTTCGCGCTTGGCGCCTATTTCGCGCTAACGGTGATCGCAGGCAGCTGGTTTTCGAGCACGCCCTTCGGCGCGTGGTGGCTGAGCCTGCCGCTCGGCCTGCGCTATGTGCTCGCGCTCGCGATCGGGCCGGCGCTTGCGGGACTGGCCGGCATGCTGCTCGAGCTCTGCCTGCGCCCGACCTATGGCAAGCCGCCGCTCTACGGCCTACTGCTGACCTTCGGCGCCGCTCTCGTGGTCGAGGAGTTGATCCGGCTGGTGTGGGGCACGGGCGAGCAGAATCTCGCTTTGCCCCAGGCGATCAACGGCGCTTTCCTGCTGAACGGCATGATCTTCTCGACCTACCGCTTTTTCGCATCCGGCTTCAGTATCGTCGCCATCGCCGCCGTCTGGCTCTTCCTGGAGCGCACCTCGGCTGGGGCCGTGATCAAGGCCGGTGCGCATGACAGCGAGATGGTCCGCGCGCTCGGCTACGATCTCGCCAGGCTCAGGCTTTTGGTCTTTGGGTTCGGCGCCGCGCTGGCGGGGCTCGCCGGCGTGGTGATGGTGCCGATCTGGGGCCTGCGTCCGCATGTCGGCGTCGACATCGTCATCCCGGCCTTCCTCATCATCGTCATCGGCGGCGTCGGCAGCTTCTGGGGCGCTGTCATCGCGGCCCTGCTGGTCGGCCTCGCCATCGGAATCACCGGTGCCTATGCGGCCGCCTGGTCGACGATGTCGATGTACCTGCTTCTGATCGCGATCCTCGGCTTCCGTAGCCGCGGACTGCTCGGCCGCAAGAGCGCCCTGGAAAATTGA